attataattttatttttccgaattttttttatactttaattttttaatgttgcttttttaaaaatgattacTAAAGAAATCATTGATGCATACAATTTAATGTTAcagtttttttagaaaaaaatattttttataaaaataatcacttatgGAAATAttgcatctgtttgttacaatttttaaaaaaaaaaatcagaatctaaaaataatcataaaacaattaaaaatgagAAGCTGCTAAGAGTAGCTAAAAATTGAggttatttaataattaaaaaaaacatttttaaattttttttataggcaaCATTTTTACATgttgtatccaaacaaattaaaaattatattattaaaaaaaagtgatttttattacaataaacaaacacaaagtaaattttacttttcttctattactaatatattaaaatcgattaccaccaaagttactaatttatccttattacttttaaccacgttgcaagttttatatccttcattgtaatttcactaaaaaaaatataaaaaaaaaatatagaaataatataagataaatacataaaaaaaaatatgatatgcttaaaaatagaaacaaaacatatattatagattgaaacaaaacaaaacgaatatattctcataaaaatagcaacaaaacagattaatacgatcaactcaataatttattaaaagaagaaaaaaaagtcaataaaaaaatgataggaaaaataagattaatatgcataaaattaagaatatataaatagaaatagaaacataaacaatatttttcattaaaaaaatacactattaactattaataataatataatactaataaaataaaattaatcactatcaaatttactaaattatcctaaatattcctaatcaaatttctaatttttattaaaaaatatacacgggacaaACTCAAGGAAACAAATTTGTGGGCCAAAAAAGTCATCTCCCTCTCATTTTGTTTAACTGGGACAAAAATGAAGTTAAAGAAGAGGGgtttagttttcaatttttttcctcatttcttttattaatattattatagagTGAGTTTATGTgattaattatatattcaaaAGAAATTGCGAAAGTGTCGTAAAATCATTTTCTGTATATGAGTAGACTTGTAATGAAATGATCCTTAGTTGTTTTGAAAAGATTTTTGAAAAATCCTATTTAGGTACTCTCCAAACTGAAACAAgcgttttcttcatttttagaATAGAATTTTTGTCCTAAAATGTGAATCATTGCATTCGGCTTTCCGAAACGAAGAAAAGGGATACATGGTTTGAGTCGTGTTAATTTTATAGCTGATTAGTGTCGCTTTATAGACAGTATAATTTATCTATCGACTGAAACAAATGGTAAGACAAAACTAGCAACCAGATAATATTATGTCTCCAAATCAGTTGCTAAGTTGATCGCTAAAAgtagataaaattaatttaataaaatggtcACAAAATAAATCGCCAAACTCCGTCTCTATACATTCATGTGATTAGAGATGTTTTGGAAATCGAAGTTTAAGAGGATGCCCTATGTTTATTAATTCTCAGAAGCTTAAGGCTCTAAATATTTGTGTAATTACTTGTAGAGCTTCATTATTATATCTTTTATGTGGTCATGAAATGGTAAGACTTTGTTATGAAAGAAATAACTAAGGAGAATGAGAATGATGACTCAGCAAAGTTGGTTACAAGTTGTGGAGAGGGAATGAGAAAAGGGAACAGAGAAGCGACTAATCGCCAATTGCGTAACAATCACACTTACTACTAATGCAGATTGCTTCCATCTCCTTCATGAAGCTCTTGAGGCACTCATTCAAAAGCAAACCATGCCAACTCAACAGAGTCTTCCCATGGTGCAATGAACTTGATCGAACAACCATTTTAGATACGATCTGTTAAGCTCGATTTTTCCCGATTCGACGGGGCAATGTATTGCACTGGATTTTTAAGGCGGAACAATTTTTCGAGTATCATAACACACCATATTCCGAGGTTAGTGATTTTGACGGTACATTTGGATCACGACCTTGTTCTGTGGCTTCAAATGAATCAACGATCACACCCATTTCGTTCATGGCATGAATTTATGAGGTCATTAGAAATGGTTTTTGGCTAGTCAGCTTTCGATTGCCACAGAGCGGCTATTTTTAAGCTGAATCAATCCGGATATATTGGTGAATATTGTAAGAGTTTAACAAACTAGCAAACAGGGTGTACAGTGTAAGTTCAGAAGTGCCCTCAGACAGTTTTTTGAGTTGAGCTCACCAATggatatgaataaaattttccAAAGTGCATTGAGAAAATTAATTCTAGTATTTTTCGATGATATCTTCAAATATAGCTCTTCATGGTCATTCCTTCTGCAATACTTTGAATGGGTTTTACAAGTATCACAACAATATGAACTATTTGCAAAACTGTCATGTGGTATCTAGAAAAGGAGTTTCCATGGATGCTAATAAGATCAAAGATGTGTTAGCATGGCCTCCTCCAACAAATTTGAAGCAACTTAGAGGCTTTTTGGGATTAACTGGATATCATAAGAGATGAAAGTGATAGAGCAGCTCAAGCGTCATCTGATGATGGCACAACAAGTGATGAAAAACCAAGCTGATAACAAACGAAAAGATGGAATTTTCAACGTAGGAGACATAGTTTTGGTCAAGCTGCAACCTTATTGTCAACATTCTGTTGAATTAAGGAAGAATAAGAAATTATCAACGAGGCAGTTTGGACCATTAACAGTCATTGAAAAGATAGGAAATCTGGCCTATAAGCTAAAGTTACTTGCAACTGCCAAGATACATCCAGTATTTCACATATCTCAGTTGAAGGAATTTAAGAGCAGTAACGAAGAGCCTTATTTTCGTTTACCTCTCACAACATCTGAGACAGGTCCAATATGTTGTAGCCTACTGCTGTGTTAGATGCTCGAATGCAACTTCAAGGCAATCAACATATTCCACAAGTGTTGATACAATGCTAGTGGGAAGACTTCAGGGAAATTTGTGACAACTATCCAGCTTTCAACCTTTGAGGACAAGGTTGAGTTTAAAGAGGGGggtatttttattaaagaaatgACTAAGGAGAATGATGACTCTGCAAAGTTGGCTACAAGTGGTGGAGAGTGAATGAGAAAGGGAGCAGAGCACGTGTAACAAACGTTAGGCTCAAGGATTATAAAATAGGCATGTGATGAGTGTGATTGTTAGGCAATTTGTGATTATTGGTCTCTCTAAATTTCTGTTATTCCCTCTGTACTTCCTTTCTGCAGTGAAATAGATCCATCTTTTCAAAAGAGGATCCGTCTTCATTAATAACATTATCTTTGTGAGTATACTGTTAACAGACTCTCCTATGAGTATTTCCTAGTGGATATCAAACTTTGTTATTTACTTAAATTGGTATCAATTCAGTGTTATTTTCCACttttaaacaaatatttgagAAAGTTCAAACATTGCATTCCATCCAATATCTAAGTTTGAGATCCATTAAGCAGATTTCTAAATATCCAATTTATCTTTGATAATGATAAACCAAGTTAATCATGTAGAAAAGTGAAGTGCAGATCGAAAATGGAAATCATATGCAAATAGAAAATCTGAGAAAGTAACAAAATGATAAAGTACTCATTTACCTCAACCAATGTTTGTCTTTTGACCAGTATAGAGTTCCTTTCTCCCCAGCAGCTAACATCTACTCATCTATAGAATATGAAGTAATATAAACTATCATTCATGTTCTGAAAAAACAATAGAAGCAATTCATTTATAGATTCAAATTATGCTTTAAATTTATCAACATTCTACATACTCTAAGGAGTATAGCTAGCTATTCATTTAAAGCTTAATTATTGGTCACAAATTTATAGTCCATTAATTTCAAACTTTTGGTCTTTCTTTTACAATCATTCTTAAACGACATAAATTCTATCTGATAATTTATCTAAGTGACAACAATCATTCAAGATAAATAAACGATATATATAGTTTTGCTATATTGTCTATGTAACTATATGAATCATAATTACAGATAGCTTCACTCATTTTGATTGTTGTGACTACATAGATTATACTCAAAATAAGTACTAAATTTACTTTTCTTTCTAAGGTGACATTGATTAGATATAGGTTATGAGGAATAacatctttattttaaaaagggAACCATATGATTGTTTGTTACTTTATTTCAGCACATGCTCAAATAGTATGAACAATGAAGGTGTAGTGTTCACTGCAATTCAAGTTCTGCAGCATAAGGTGTACTCCTCCTACTGTGCCAATGATTTAAAGCTTCAATTGGAATAGGTCAATGTAATGATGATGAGATATGAAGAAAACATGACATGGAGAAACTATGAAGGGAGTACTTTGTtcgggtttcaagtgtgagttgttaagtctcacattgagtATATGAAGCTAAGATTTTGGGTTGAGATGTGGCGTCTATCTCTTGTGGTCTTGGAGCATTTGACTTGACGCTCCCCTAGACGTCCCAACAAGGGGTATCAGATTCAGATCAACAAGAGAGATGACCCGATGCTCCACCGGACTCTCCCCAACATGCTTACTATAACTAATAACCCTTTGTaggctctatttaaagaaatagtctcgcctggcctgagcctatgcaGTTTACTACCGAAAaggttaataaatttataatttaatcaaagtacaaattagtttttttttatcaagtagcctAATGGCTAGAAAATCTACCATTAAGGCGGATAAGTAGAATAACCGGTGTAcaaaagtacaaattttaatatataaaaataataatagcagtaaaaatattattgatatttaCTTAAATAGGTTGACCTAGTAATACAAAAGGGTTTTTTAATAGTGTGCAGCCTGACCTTTTTACTTACATAGGCCGATAAAAAAGCTCTGGCATGGTCAATTTAAAGAAATAGTCtagcctgagcctatgtaggctaggctataggcccctgtaggccggtCTGGCCCATTCCCACCCCTAGTTGAGATGTGGTATCTCTCTTGTGGTTTTGGAGCATTTAGCTTGACGCTTCCCCAAATTTCCCAACAAGAGAGGTGACCTGACGCTCCACCGGGACTCTCCCCAACATGCTTATTATAACTAACAACCGTTTGTAACTAAATAGCTTATTTCTAACTAATAGATAATAATTGATTATTACTAGTTTCAGTTAAATTGAGTATGTCAAAATAAACATGAAGGTgtattgataaataaataaaaagaagtgGAAAAGCTGTAGCTTACAAACAACATGAGTAGACGCTTCTTCGATTATTATTTGCAGTATGAATGAACAATGAATCTTCTTCCTTCCTTTTTAAATTTGTGGAATAAATTTTGTAGTAGCAAATGTATTTGAAGTTCTGTTGCGTTGTTGTGTagagattatatatataataacagcTTTGAAGGAATGGAAATAGAATCAGTAAAGGAAGTAATCAAAGGAAGGAAGGAAGGCACAAAGCAAAGCACACATTCATTGATTGATTGAGTGAGTGAATCGTATGATGATACCAAACTAAGCAACCAAGCAAAGCACAAACAAAATGGAATTTACCAAGAAAAGAATTGTACCATTATAcctcaaaaaaaattgtaccattATCCTCAATTAATAAAAggaatttttttactaaacttatTTTATCCTCTAttaataaactatttttataaaaaatattatttttaaaacaatttttttaattctatagactttttttaaaatttcagataAGCAACTggtagtaaaaaaataaataatggggGGCAAATGTTAAATGGGGTAAAGTTGGGGGAAAATTGTGGGGTTAAAATTGTGAAACTTAAATAGTTAAAATTAAGAAATTGAAACTTGAATGGCCGTAATCAGATAATGGTGATATTTGAAGGGTTAAAACTGCATTTGAGTAGATCGAGTTTTAGATTAAATTCTTCTCTTTTaccactaatttttttttaagaagctaaattaaccaACCCAAATTGGTACCAGGGAGAATCTAAGACTTAATTAAGACCTTAAAGAGGAGCACAATTCTAAGTCTCGAATCAATACATTTACCACTTTCTGCAAACTATCATCTACAAATAAATGTCTAATCCGACTCAGACAAACATTAAAATACTCAATATTACACTCCATCTCACGGCCTGTATTGGCCAACACATCCAGACACTTGTTAGCTTCACCGTAGGCATAAGAAATGTACACCtctcaatcgttagttggttcagtggtgattgacgctgaacttggtagggagaaccacgattcgatcccccgcaactgcgatcggggggggctggaaccacttgatgccagaactgacccccgaatcagattaaactggtggtgaaagccaaaaaaaataaaaaattccaataACATTGACAATTGCTAGGAATTAATATTCAATTCAACATCTCATAACCCCAACATTCCATGTGTACTTCAAACCCTCACACACCAACCCTCACAACTCAGCCACAATCGCAATACAACTACCAAAAAACTTGGCAAATTCACCACACCATCCACCACAACTATCTCTAACAATCCCACCACACCCCGCCTTATGTTCATCTTTACATATTAAGTTCAAATAACAACATTTCTCTCATCAATATTACTAATATCAATTGAAAAGAAGACtctaacaatataaaaaatgacataaaactctccataaatataatatatatagaagTGACCAGCGGGTGTTACTTAACCAAAACAGCTACTTTGCAGACCAATAAAATAACCACTAAAATCAAATTACAACTTTTCAAGAATCAAATCTAGGTAGCCATactaggtaaattctaatatggaccacttcatcaagtggttcatggtggaccagtcatgaataacattataacgaatacgaattttacaaaatccactatttgattgaaaatttatatcatatagattatccatagaaaaatttagaaatattgaaaatcatttgatatgttattgagacacatcaagattaacgatttattaaataacgtaaatcttgatgggtctcaataacatatcaaatgattttcaaaaaaatttaaaaaatttatggatgatctatacgatataaactttcaatctaatagtgaatttcgtaaaattcatattcgatagATCACTTATCCACGATGGACCACTTGTAAAGGTAGTCTACCGTAGCATACTGAAGCTTTTTTATGTGTGAACTGAATGAATGAACTTACTAAGTATACAAACTTTTTCATATTACATACTAGTAAGTGTAAAACTTAATTAGAGTGGCCTTTTcctgtaatatatatatatatatatatatatatatatatatatatatatatatatatggaaattTTCAAGTGAGAGTGATTTTGAAATGAGAGGGTGAGAGGACTCATTAACAACCGTTGGATGTAAATAATTGAAGTTTGTTAAAGATTAGCGCGCACACCCTATTCTTTTTCCCTTTCATCTTGTTCTCCGATTTCATTCGCATCCACTACACTTCTCtgattatttttctattcacAACCTTCCTTCTTCCTAAGCTCTTCTCTGGTAACACGGCAACTATTTCTACTCCATGATTCTTCCATGTATTTCTCTTAACAAGTTGGACTAATCAACAAAAAACTACTATCCTGCAAAATATTGCTTTGGTTTTGTTACATTAATCTATGTCAATTAAAAACCccttgtttttcaattttgcaATTTGGGATTTTAGAAACCCTTGTTTTGAGATTTTTGCAATTTGGGGATAACACATTTTAATCTTCCTTCACACGATTTGTCTTCCTTCACTAAAACTCAATAGTTTTTCTTCAGAGTTTTTACTACACTCATTGTCAGAATTTGTACAAGTCATCCTCATCTCAGTCGCCCTCGCCGCTGTAACAACATCCCGTCACTTGGTTGAAATTTCGCTGCTACTAAATACCTCGTCAGTGCGCTATGGGAGAATCATGAAGAATCATAATTTGAGTATTGCACCAAAGGTTCTTGAAGTCTAACAAAACTAAATCATAATTTGAGTAGTGCATTGTTTAATGACCGATTTAATCTTATCCATTGATATGAATTTAACGGTCGACAATTgatcctctcatctctcacaataATAAGTCCTCTTACTTGTGTGTATACAAACAATCAATAATAGTTTTAAATATACAAACATAATAAGACGGTTTAGTTCATTTCAGATGAGAAATGACGAAACTTCATATCCAAGGAATAATCAATACTGAAGGATAAAAGTTTACGAAGTGAAATTCGTATGGTGTTATcaatgaagaaatgaaaatacaAGAAAATATAGTCTAGTATCCAATAGGGGCGCTTAAAGCTGCCTCTTGTTGAATGATATTCTCCAAAACAGCTTCAGAGGATGTTAGTTGATGTTTAAGATCCTCTATCTTCAAACGCAGTACTTCAACATCCTTTGTAACTTGTTGCTTAGAAACTGATAGATTTTTTAGTACATCTTGAGAGACTTGTAAATCAGGAAACAAAGTGCGCCTCTCGATACCATCAAACCAATCTTTATCAAAAGCAAAGCTGCGTGCATCTTGTAATAATTCCACAAATTCAGTTTTGCATGAGCCCAATACTTCCAACACGCTATGAGTTTTGAGGAATTTCAATAGCTCAGCAAGGCAGTTGTAAGCATAGCCCTTGTATTTATTACTAAGTGAAGTGTCCCTTAAAAGAACTGAAGGATGATTTACAAGGAAATCATTCAACAAACACAAGTTCTCATCATCCAAATGCTTCTTGGTGACCAGTTGCTCAAGCTCCCTCATCACAAGCAAAGAAGAACTTAATTCTTCTACTTTTTGAGAAGGGTCTCCTGAAATCATATGAAAGAATAACTAAACCTATTTGCGCACAACAAAGttaataaataatcaaaattcaTCCAATAAAATACCTTTAGAAGGAACCAAGGGAAATTGAGATGGAACAGGAGATTTGGAAATTGTTTCTTCATTATTCTTAGGAAACTGGTCCTTGATATTTGAGTTTACTTTCTTCAAAGCATCATCATTCCGAGAAACTAAACCAATTGTGAGACGAAAAAGTTCAAAATCAAAAGGGTGATGGATTGTGAAGTAACATAAGAGTGAAAAAACATATTCAAAGCATTTTCACCTTGATTATTGGTCTCTGTAGTGGCAATGAAAAAAGCTGTGGCTATTTGGTCATCACCATCTTCCTACATATTTAGTTCAAACCAACAAATCATATTATCATATCTTAAGTCTGATCAACCTTACAATATTTAACACGATATTTTTAGTTTGGAAGAGCCTAATTTCACAACAGATAagatttaaaattgtaaaagaaTGTCAATGTTAAGTCTCAACAATTATTGAGCAACAATTCCTTTTACTTTGGGTGCAAGCTTTTTAAGCAACAGacttcttagaattgagagttggcctaactcaaccctacaaaaaccggcttgtaaggtgaggattgtccttacttataaacacacattccgaccatctcgcaaccgaagtgagacttcttaacacactcaCTCACGCCAAGCACTATTGGGCTCGGTgtgtggatataaacggtgggtggcccgatTATGGAAATCTGATAAC
This portion of the Trifolium pratense cultivar HEN17-A07 linkage group LG3, ARS_RC_1.1, whole genome shotgun sequence genome encodes:
- the LOC123915105 gene encoding uncharacterized protein LOC123915105, whose translation is MKVIEQLKRHLMMAQQVMKNQADNKRKDGIFNVGDIVLVKLQPYCQHSVELRKNKKLSTRQFGPLTVIEKIGNLAYKLKLLATAKIHPVFHISQLKEFKSSNEEPYFRLPLTTSETGKFVTTIQLSTFEDKVEFKEGGIFIKEMTKENDDSAKLATSGGE